The Candidatus Nezhaarchaeota archaeon DNA window AAATCACTTAACTGATAACATTTCAGAAACTAAAAATTTAAAGTGTTTGGTATTAACCATACACAGTATTCCAGATGCATAGAGGAGCTAAGCCTTTAATTAAGCCTTTAATCATGTATACGTAGTCCTCCTTCTTTAGGGCTACGTGAACTGTTAAATCATTGGAAAGTCATGTACCTCAAGTTAAATGGTTTATTACCTGATGAACGAGCTGGAGATTCTGTGAAACAAAGACCTCATCAATTGCGTAGCCAGTACAAGAGAAATCTAAGGAGATGTTAGACAATTTAGGCTTAGCAAGGAGGCCTTTGGCATAACATTGAAGCAAGGCATTAGCTTCCATTAAAACACATGAAAAGCTACTTGAGAATTATGTGGGCAGGGGAGAGATATTAAGGTTCGTTTACTGCCAGGCTTAAAGGCTAATCCTTACCTTACTTAGCAACGTTTATTGGAGACCTTTAAACTATGTTGTCTATACGAAACTTATTGATCATGCAGCAAAAGAGGAGCATGACTCTAAGTCCCCTTATCTACATGAATTAAATGCCACCTCCTAAGCATTATGATCGAATTAAACTTCCTCGAGCGCTCCTCTCATTCATTGTACTCAAGGTCTCTATGGAGTATTACTGATAATCTATCAATGGCTTCGAGAATATCTCGATATCGAAGTAGATCCTAGCAACTCCTTGATTAATGTACTCTCTAAAAGAATCTGAACACGCCTTCTTCCATGCAGTTTTTCAATTTAGATCGCATGATGTTTTCGCGGGATAAACGTAACAGGCCGTAAAACTTAAGCGCCTCGTCAAGTTAGTATATTGACGGTGAATGTTGAATGTGCGGATGGTACCGTGGATGGTGCTGGCATGTATGGTGGTGTCCTAGGCATCCATGGCCTCCAGCTTGGGCTCGATGGCCTCTACCGCCTCCTTGGGCTTACCTAACTGATCCACGTGAGGAACTAAGAATGCTAGAGGGCTTAAAGGCTCTCTTGGCCTCAGAGCTAGAAGGAGTAAGTAAGCGAATAGAGGAGCTTAAGAAGCTAATTCAAGAAGAAGAGAGAAAGTAAGTAAGGATCCCATTAACAAGATTAAATGCGGTCATATCTTGGTTAATATCTTTGATGTAATCTAGTAGCCTTGGTTATTTCTTCTAACATCAGCCCCTTGGTCTCCTTCGCAGCTAATGCTGCGACCATCGCAATTATCGCCATGATCATACTAACGGTGAGAACCGGGAAAATGCCTCCCATGGTGTACAGGAGACCTACGATTGTTGGACCAACGAACGAGACTAAGCGTCCTACACTGCTGCAGAAGCCTACAGCACTCGCTCTTACCTCGGTGGGGAAGGATTCCGGTGTAAACGCATAGACAGCACCCCAAGCAGAGGCTAAGAATATCGATTGAAGGCTTAGAAGTAATAAGCCTAAGGAGGGGTTACCTCCTAATGCGAAGAGTGCGTAGAGGAAAGCAACTGACAAGACAATTGAGTAGGATAGCGTAATTCTCCTACCTAAGTAGTCACAAAGTAACCCAGATGTGAATGTACCTACCATACCTATGAGGGTCGTGGTTGTTAAGTACAATAACCCTGTTGTAAGTGGATACTTCAATTCTCTTTGAATGAATATTAGAAGCCAAGGAGAGATGGCATAGCATACAAAGCATACGGTAGTCCATATTAGTGAGAAGACTATAGTTACTCTCATCGTTCGATGCGTGAACAGGTATCTAATTCCTAGCTCAATTACGTCTTGAGCCTGCGTCCTCCCCATCATAATAGTCTCTCGAGTTAGAACTCTTACACCAACCGTTCTCTTCTCTATTTCCTCAACTATCTCTAAGGCCTTCTCTACCTCACCTTTCTTAAGGAGATACCTTACAGATTCAGGCAAAACTCTTCTTGCCATCAAAGCTATGACGATGGGTGTGATGCCGATAACGAAGATCCACCTCCACCCGTAATTTAACCCAATAAATAAAGTGAGGGCATATGATAGAGCGATTCCGAGTGAGAACATCGCGATGGACCAAGCCATAATACGTCCTCTAATTCTTGCAGGTAGATATTCACTCAGATATGCCAGAGTTACTGGAACAAGCCCGCCTAATCCAAGGCCGGCTATGAAGCGAAGTAAGAATATCAAAATCCAGCTTGGAGCTACGGCGATTAGTGATGTGAAGAGTGAATAAATTAGAATTGTAACTTGGAATGTGGACCG harbors:
- a CDS encoding DUF5320 domain-containing protein codes for the protein MCGWYRGWCWHVWWCPRHPWPPAWARWPLPPPWAYLTDPREELRMLEGLKALLASELEGVSKRIEELKKLIQEEERK
- a CDS encoding MFS transporter, encoding MVTVICFLGFVFFGFNNYMMSATMPQIISEFGLGDVETGLLLGASFLGMFFGALLFGEFADRIGRRSTFQVTILIYSLFTSLIAVAPSWILIFLLRFIAGLGLGGLVPVTLAYLSEYLPARIRGRIMAWSIAMFSLGIALSYALTLFIGLNYGWRWIFVIGITPIVIALMARRVLPESVRYLLKKGEVEKALEIVEEIEKRTVGVRVLTRETIMMGRTQAQDVIELGIRYLFTHRTMRVTIVFSLIWTTVCFVCYAISPWLLIFIQRELKYPLTTGLLYLTTTTLIGMVGTFTSGLLCDYLGRRITLSYSIVLSVAFLYALFALGGNPSLGLLLLSLQSIFLASAWGAVYAFTPESFPTEVRASAVGFCSSVGRLVSFVGPTIVGLLYTMGGIFPVLTVSMIMAIIAMVAALAAKETKGLMLEEITKATRLHQRY